GGTGGTGACCAGAATAATATCAACCATTGGTTATCAGTGGAAAAACAAATCCAAaacatttggttaatgttgacAGCCTATCTTGATCTTGTTATGGATATTTCTCTCTATGGTGATTCTTGGGAAATGTGGTTTCTCTCAACTTTATACTGCAGCATTGTGTGTCCAAGAACcaataaatgtaatatataTTTCACATTGTGTCAGTAATGATATAAATTGTTGTCAGTGATCTCATTTTAATTAACTGCAAGTTCAAACCATTATGAATATTACAATATACTAACTATCCAATATTGTTATTGTATTTGGACACATCTTTCCACCAACACACTTTAGCACGATAAGTTTATTTTGCTTTCGTAAATATATTGCTGATACACTCAAACAAGGAATATATAACAGTATCACCAACTTAGCCTGTAACTGTGAGGGAATATCTTTTTGTGGAGATACTGAACTATCTCAGTATGGTTTCGCAACTTCTCAAATTCATAGTAAGGAATCTGGAAAAGAAGGAGATGAGAATCATGTCATGGCAGAACAAACCTGACTATCCAGAACACTTGCACATTTGTCAACAAAGAACAGACAAAGCTGTCATACCAGACAGaagaaatcaaaaggaataCTAACAGCAACTGGCAAACAGAAAACTGGTGACAATGAACAGCTAGGACACTGAAACGGAACATTGGCAATCACAAGGTGCCAGATGCAACACTCAGGCAAGCACATCTGTAGTCAAAGCACTCGTTTTCACTAGACTATACATGCTTCAGTTATGGATACCGGGACTGCATCATAGGTTGCTAACCTGAACAACTTCATATCCCAGGAGTCTTAGATGCCTCTGTTTAATGGCCTCTTTTCCAAGAAGCTGCCTTGCATTTGAAGCGAACCGTTTGTGCCCATCAATACAAATCGCAATCCTGGAAGCATAGATAAAACATAAAGAAACATTCAAGCATTAACACtgccgcacacaaacacaaaaaatgtTATGGCTTTATATTCTAGAAGAATGAATATGTCTGTACCTCTTGTATACGTCTTCTGTGTGACTAGCAGGTAAAACATATCCTTCCTCATCAAGCTTTAATTCCACATCTATAACAAGATGGCAAACATCAGGCAACATGTCTAGCAAGTAACATTAAACCATATTGAATGACAGGCATATTGTCTGTACTACCTATGGTGTAACGGTAAGGAGTGAGGACTTTAGATGCAAAGTATGCACGAGACCCGAGTAGGTCCACAAGGCCATTCTTGACATAGTTATAGAGTTGACTGTCCACCTGAGTCTCCAGGGACCGCCCAGGGGTGAGAAACGACTTGACCCGGTACTTGGGAGGGAGCCTAGGACCCTGAGGAGATTAAAAAAGGTATGGAGGGAGTCAAACTCAACAGTTCCAAAACAATATTGCTGACGGGTGTTTAACTCATGTTACCTACCTCATAGAAGGGACACTCGAGCTTCAGGGACATGTAGAGCTGAGTAAGTTGTGCCAAAACAATGCGGTCCATACCTTCGTCTTTGACTGGAAAACGTGGAGGAAGCAGAGGTATTTCACACATAGCGACATCTGTACAGTGTCAAGACTCAAGAGGGAATGTCCATTAAATTCCTTTGAAGTTCTAGATGTACTGTAAGCTCATTTACCATGTAGTTGCTGGAGGAAGTACTTGTTGAAGACCTTGGAGACAAAGTTGACAGGGTATCTCTCCACCAGGATGCAGGTGTGGAGCAGGTTGAGGAGGGTCTTGGGCTGAAAGTGGGAAAAGCGCCTGTGCAGGATGGCCTCCACTTTCCTGAACAACTGGCCAGCGTTTGGTGGTAGGTAGCCCAGCTTGCCGAATGGCATGATCTGATGGGCCACCTGGCTGGTGGTGTAGTCATCTGCTCGGTACACAAAGCTCTCAGCCACGGCATCAAACACAGGGAGGGACAAGATGTTCCGTCGCCCAAAATACTGCATCACCTTGGAGACCGTCTCTGGGTGTGAGGTGAAGGCCATGCTGGGCACGTACCTCTCCATGGCTTCCACAAAGTGGTGATCGCTGTGACCAAAGTGCATAAGAGCCCCAAGGACTACGGTCAACTCCTCATCCCTGAAATTGGGTACATGCCTTACGGCCTGCTTGCACAGGCTGATCACCAGGGGCATGGCCTGGGTCTGGTTCAGTACCACCAGAGCACCCATCACCCTGCTGACTGCAGGTGGGTCCATAAGGTAGGCGATTGACATGGCATGCAGATGCATTGCATGGAGGAGACCCTGATACTGTCCTTCCTTACCAACCCCGCCCTGCAGAAGTCCATAGACAGCAGTGAGCTCTGCTAGGCTCCACTGGCCAGGCTCCTGCTTCTTGACCTGCTCCATCACTTGCTCCAGCATCCCACAGCTAGGGCCCTCCAGGGCCAGCATGGCCTGCCCTAGGGTGCACAGCTGGCCAACACTCATCTGTCCTTTGtccagcctctcctggctctcaGACACCAGCCGCACCACCAGTGTGCTCCAGGGGTCCAGGTAGAGGCGGGTGCAGCCAAGCAGGGCTGACACCAGCCCAGCGTCCGTCAGATGGCATGAGTCCTGCTCCAACTGGTAGCACAGGGCCCTGAGAGTGTCCTGCTCCAGAACCGAGGGGTCCTTCAGGCAGTGGGTGTCCTTCTCCAGGTCAGCTACTCTGTGCAGCACTGCAGCTGCCATGTTGTCAGACATGATCTCCATGGCACCAAGCAGACGGAAGACCTGCCGGGATGAAGAGCAGCTGTCCAGCCGCACCTGGAAGGCCTGCTCGTCGGCAGGAGCGAGCCCGTGGAGCTGGCTCAGACAAAACCGGAGGGCTGAGTCTTTGTGGAGGCCCACAGACCCAGTGTTGAAGAAGGACGGGTCCCTGATGATTGTGGACAGGCTCATCCTCCCCAAGTTTGGCTGGAGCTTCTTACAGCCATGTCTCTGGATGCAGCGACCAGCTGAGGTCCAAAGGCAGGCCACACAGAGGCGCTCCCGGGCCCGGCACGGGGCACTCAGGAATCTGGAGATCTGTCCCAGATCAGAGCAGAGGTCTTTCCCCGTCTGTCCAAGCAGCTGAAGCCTCTGGATCACCTTTAAAGCCATGGCATGGGCCCAGAACTTCCAACTCAACGGACCTGTAGTAGCAACTAACTGAGTACATTAATGTTCCAAACATGTAGACTTTAAACAATTTCATACTATCGCCACAAATAATTATCCTACTTAACAAACTGTTCAGAAGAAATCTGCAATCATCAAAAATGACGTAAGAACTAATCAAGTTCCCAACATGAAGTTATTTAACCTTCAGAGTGGTTATCAAATGACAGCGCAAGAGTTACATAATTAAAATTAGCTAAACACCATGTGGATAAGTAATTGAAACCGCCTGAGAAACCGTTTACTGAAGAAATTCGGTGGAACCGACTTGCTGATAAAGAACAAGTGCAGAACATGCAAAACACATGTAATTTGCCCTTGTGTGGCTAGCGGGTTTGCTAGCAGTTTGAGGTTAGCTAGCTATCTTTCAACTTATAAAAGAGCAGCAGTTAAATCGTTGGTCAATTTTGCTTTAACGCAATACGTGTTACGTTTGCCATCAATTGTTAaactttaatttaaaaaaatctctagTTCAGATGTGGAAATGGCTTACCGTTCAAGACATAAGTCCCGTTGAAACGATGCCGAAAGCCCGAAACCAACTCAACGTGGTTCCGTAGGTCAGGTGCCCTATCATGATTGGCTGTACTAAAAATACGTACTTAGTGACGTATTGTGTTTCATAAAGCTTCGTATGTCCACTAGGTGACAACATCGTACCAAGGTTGAATCTATCGTAAATTCATGTTCAAGTTCGATGTTGCCTTGTTCTATCGGACATCATATATTTGCTTGAGTAAATACTCCAGTCCTAAAACATCtataatacatattttattCCACACCATTTCCTGTAGAGCACCTACAATGCAGCAAAGGAACACATCTTGCCATTCCAAAGGATCTAAAAGAAACGACGGCTGTGATAGGAATTACTCATCTTAAACGTGGTAGGCATTGGAATGGTTCACTTTTACAGTAGTTCCCTCTTCAAATCAAGCCCCTACATGTTGGAGCATAACTCAAAACTAGTCAGTTGCAGGAAAAAACAAGATGCTTTCTGACCATAAAGAAGCCTTCAGACAGAAGAGGGTTTATTTTAACTGTTTTATACAGAGCAATGAATACAAGTTGATATAGTACTTTATTTAAAAAGTTTATATTtattataaaatgtaaaaattctGCTAAACCAGGCCATTTGAATAGTTGGTGTTCCATAGTTGCATGTCCACTTTCAAAATCTTTGAATCATGGACCAGCATATTATTACGTCTGTCTTAACAGTAACTTAACAGTCACATTTGCCTTGTTTAACAttgggtgggggtagggggctTAGAGACCGAGACATGCAGCACGATGATTTAGCCGAGGTGAAGGAAGTGGAGAGAGCGTGGAAACTATATGATGTGGCCGTCTTAATCGTCCTTATCCTTGGCACCATGTTTCAGGATGCGTGTGAACTCCACATAGTTGAAGTTGCTCTTCTTGTCAATGGGTGCCTCTCTGAAGAGCTCGTCCACCTCCTCGTCTGTGAAGCGGTCTCCCATCGTGGTCAACAGCTCTCTGAGGTAATCCTCCTGGATGAAACCTGAGGGGAGAGACAAGGCCACCTCAGATGACTTCAGCTCCTCCAATCAATCATCCCCCTAACGATGCAGTATACTTctaatttaaaataatttgtaaaaacatTTGACACTTCTTGATAATTACTTTTAGCCTTCATATGTTAAGATCTAAGATTCTGCACATCAATTGTATTCCAAAAgtgcagagagacaaagacagatatCCTTCCTTACCAGTGCCTTCCTCATCAAAGCAGGCGAAAGCATTTCTGATTACATCCTCTGGGTCTGTGCCGTTGAGTTTCTCTCCAAACATGGTGAGGAACATGGTGAAGTTGATGGGCCCTGGGGCTTCAGTCATCATGGCCTCCAGGTAATCTTCAGTTGGGTTTTTCCCTGAAAAAAAACAATCACGGTTATTTTAACAATTGATCAGTCTGGATTCAAAAATGTACGCAAAACATGGGTTCACAATTAACATTAGAAAGACATTTTAATTTATAAACAACAGAACAGGTTGGGTTAAATGCAATATCTATTGTGTGAATATTCCTCCCTTGAATCCCTTCTGACTCCTCCTAAATACCAGCTGGGGGCCACACCTTCCAGCCTGAGGAAATACCTTACTTAAAAGCCCAATCCCTGtctacaacacagatgagagtctCTGGCTTCTCCAGATCAAATGGGTCAAATAAACAAGATGTCAACCACTGGTCATTTTACACAGGATCACAACAGTAGTACAAAATCTCAACCAGAAAGAGAGATGGCCAGTATCTGACCAAGTAAGGAGCTTTAAATGATGCTTACCCAGTGAGGCCAGCATGTCGTGCAGATCCTCTTTGTCAACAAACCCATCACGGTTCTGATCAATCATGTTGAACGCCTCCTTGAACTCCTGGATCTGAGACTGGTCAAACATGGCGAACACATTGGAGGTAGCACGCTGGGGGCGCTTCTTGGTGGTCTTTCCCTTTGCCCTTTTGCTCGACATGTTGGCggcttttgtattttttttatctgtCAGGGTAAAACATGTACAATGTAACATACTTAACATTTAAAAATTCATTTCTTCATAtaaaacacatccacaccaatAAAGTATATTAAATTGTTCATCATAAAATCGAAAACCAATTCATAAGGCATATTGTAACTCATGGGCTTCTGAAACACAACATTACCACACAAAATAGATCATGCAATTACCCCAAATAAGATCCAACCAGTAATGCCCAGCTCTCTGGCTTTGGCAAGTTAATCTAATTCTGAAGCAATGATTCCCCAAGTGGGGTGTCCCTCACTGTGCTATAAATGGAAAAGTTCTGCAGCTTCTAAGATTGTTCTAGTTGTTCCTTTAATACTGCGGGGGAAAAACTAGTGATGTGAGGACATATTGCCTTTTCAGGCAAGACCACCCAAGACCTCCTGTACACAGACTGGTCGCTCTGCCTTCTACCCTCTGGCATGTACCGACTGACAGAACAGATGTAGACCTAGACTAACTTGAATAGCCATCTTCAATATTTTGGACCGTTGATCCACTCTTTTGGCAACAACAGACGTGTTCCGTTTGGTCCCGTCGTAGTCATACGGTCAAACATTAGTTGCCAAGTCTTAAATGGTTGACTCGTTGATATGTAGTTTTAATCATGTTTGTCTGTATTCGTGGTCAGAAAGGCACCAAATAATGGTGACGTTTCCCCGTTTTGAGGCCTATTTTagtgctagcaagctagcttacTGGAAATAAAAATTGTATATTGCCGTGCTggtactagctagctaacatttgTCAGTGTGCCAGGGCTAGCTTACTAAATAGCCGTTAGCTGTATATATTTATCTAGAATGTTAACTAAATAAACCACGTTAATGTTGTCTAAACTAACAGCTATCAACCATTTAAAACAATCAACGCTACTGTATATACCAAGACAGCGGGGAGCTACAATAGCAAGCGTTAGTCAATTTGCTATTTAGCTGGCGGCTAGTTAGACTACAGTCAAATTAGTCCGTTAGTGATACAAAGTAGCAACATGAATTTATATGAATTTGCTCAATCAATCTGCAATGCCATACTGATTAAACAGGGAATTTGCAAGATTTTCTTCTTTCCAAACATACATTTATAATATTGTAAATACGTAGCCTTACCTGACGAAAAGAAAGAATAGCCTACTAGCCTGTGCTGTGCTCCGTCTCAACCACCGCCCTAACTTCCTGACGATTAAGTTGGTTCCGGACAGGAAATCTAGATCATACCAACTGTTTCAAATAGGGACCACTTCCAACATAAAACGTAGTAAATACTGTATCATTATTAAACGTATGTCATAGTGTATTTTATAGTATTATATTCCTTTTTATAAAAGATTGACAGGCATATGTGCTTAACAGTGTACAATTACGACCTTATACATTAAAACTGTCTGTTCATACACCCCCAAAGAGTCAATGTCGCTTTCCGAAAACAACCATTCCCTCACAAGCTTGCCTGCGTCTACATTCTTGGGTATGTCCTTTTAAGGAGAGAAGGAATGTGTCTTCCTGAATGTGTTTGGGATGTGTAATCATTAGTAAGATAGGGTTTATCTCAggtgtaactacgatgtaattGTGGTATTGCGGCAGTATTTAAGTACCCCATTCGACATAGTTCTTCCGCAAGCAACTTAAACAAATAATGAACAAAGTGACATTGAAAGATTAACTTTTCAAAATTAGATATGAAATTGAAACTCTTTAAAAGGTGACAACTTCACATTCTAACACAGTGTACATATGCATATAGTACAATACATGAAGGACAAAAGTTGACTGTGTGGATAATAATAGATGCATGTGGGGTACATGACATGGCAACCGGGTCAGAGAACAGTTGGTACCCCAGTGCCACTTGGGAGAAAGCTTAATGGCGATGATCCCAAGCAAGAGAGCCCAGTGGAATATATGAGTCACTGGTTAAAATGGGAAACTTCAGTAACCTGGTTTGTTCTTGATCACAGACCCCTCATGAAACAATTCATCTAAGCCACATGAACATTCTCATTAAAGGGTAAAAAGCTTACAGTGTATTCTGCAAATGTGAGGCACTGGCATTCAAACATTCACAGAGGCCTTTGAAATGTATAATAAATCCTTGGTGTTACAGCAATTGTTTACAGTTCTTCTAGACATGATGCCAGTATTTAATACATTTCCTGGGAGATGTTAACCAACATTTATCATAACAAGTTCAGATGACAGGACCCAGGTCTCAGCTGCAAAACAAGGCATTTCACAGACGGAGACGGAAACATAGAACCCAACAGTTTACCCAAGGGTAGTAATGAATTCCCCCTGTGATCTCAACACAGATCACTGTACCTATGTCCTTATTAAGTGCTGGTGAGACTATTTACAGAAGACCCTTTTTTCTCCAAAGAACGGTGGGGTTTTCATTTGAAAACACCCGAGTACAACCTAGAGAGAGAACTTGCTTAACCAGATTGACTGCTGGTTTCTCACATTGTTTGACGATGAGCTCTTGAGATCCAGTGGGTCTCACAGGATATCAAGATGTTAGGTTGATACATCCTCTGTGTTTACAGGGGACTTGATGAGGGGCTCCTAGATGTTATGTCCTTGTAATGCACCACTGTCTTTAACCACTAGAGTCCGCTAACCCCGTAGCACATTTTCAACAAAAAAGCGGCCTACAGATTACAATTTCAGACATCCCAACccgcagagactcatttccgggaggtgctctctctctctctctctctctctctctctctttctctctctctctctctctctctctctctctctctctctctcacacacacacacacactcacacacacacacacacacacacacacacacacacacacacacacacacacacacacacacacattattctaACTGACATTCGTTGTGTGACGCAAGTAACAATGGCATGGCTAAAATTAGCCACAGACATAGCTGAAGCCACTTTAGATATGGAGCCAGTACTGTCAGGAGACGTGTGCAGTTTTAAAAATGTTCGAGTCTTTTGATGGTGTGATGGGTAACATAATCAACAATAAAATATTAACTTTTAGCCCATAAATCTATAGCCATATTATGTAATGACCTTGGAACTTCTTTTCATGAAACAAAAACTCAAAATAACCAACTCTTAACCCTATGAACATTTGTGATTTGTTTTAGTTGCCAATAGCTTGCTCATCCGTAAAGCGCATGCCTACATTGGGGCACTCGCTGAAACTTCTGTCATGCTAACTTGAGTCGCTCTAGTTGTGCATCCCATTGGGTCGGGTGTGCTGCTTGCATTTGAAAGTTGAGTTCCCTTCGTTCCCTATGCTCGGCTATATTTATCGGTACCCCTCACCATAAAAGGACGCGACTGTGGCTTCGACATTCCGTCGAGTGCCaatattatttttgttgtttagAAGGCTGCCTTGTCTTCTGCTACCGCACCTACCTGTTGCTTTGCCTGGATTGCAAACTTTATTGGGAActtttggagtttaatcaccTGTTCTATCAAATTTAGTTGGAGGCTTTTTTGGCCTAGGTAAGTGATATTTATTAATACCAGACATTCTCAACAACATATCAGACAGTAACGCTGTTTGTAAAGATGCAATTTGAGAATATAACCTTGTTAATGCATTTATACACTGTGTGGAGTATGTGCATGTTGATGGGATGTTTGTCTGTTTGCTGTTTAAGTTATGTTGTGCTTGGCTAGGTCCAGTATAAACACTGGTTTGTAATTCACACCTAGTGATTAAAGAAATCAATGACATGGcatgatacattatttagtGGTACAATTTATAATTCACCTATAAATGATCCGTGTTTAGTGATTTATACTGATTACACATATTATATCATGCAATCGGATTGATTTGTAATCATATCAACTGGATTAATTTACTATAATCCCACAGACAGATTGTTACAATGTTTTTCCAAATTAACAATAGTATTCCAACTGCACTCAATACCACCACTTCCCTACAATAgctaagcagacagacaggtaatcGGAGACTTGGGAGATTCAGGGCTTGAGACAGGCACAGCATTGTGGAGGATGTCGGGATCCATACCTTTCTACCAGAAGAACCATCGCCACTATGATCGTGGCTACCGCAGCAAGGAGATGGAGTCGGCCGTCAGCCAATAccaggccagcagcagcagctacgCTGCCCgtagcagcagcaccagcagggggtaaggaggaggggagatgccCTGGAGGCTGAAGGGTCCAttcctccccacccacccacctacccaACCCTGTGTCTGAACCGAGGATAGCCCTGCTGCCCCTAACCCTCATTACCCACCTCTTACTTCAGTCAGCTATCTCATCTATCCATGTCCCCCCCATGTCTCATTTCACTACTTGGAATCaacttacctctctctcctcctgttggACGGCTCCACCCATTATGTCAGTTCCTTCCTGCCATCGCTGAAATCCCAACCTTCCCTCCACCGTCTCCTTTGGCTGAAGCTAAAACCTTTCTGCCGCCTTTAACACCTTATCCACCTACATCTAAACACCCATGCCAAAATACCTTGGTTCTGTGAATCCTGCATGTTCTCTGAAGTTCCAAGATGTATGATTGCATGTGAGTGTGAGAATGCATCTTCCATGGCTGGCCAGTTTATGAGACATTTTGCCCCATTTATTTGGTTGTTAGCCTGTTTTTGCTGATCTCTAGCGGGCTGGCGTATTGGATGAGCTTTACAGCAACGCAAGGTTATATAATGGCGTGTTATGGTATATGGTATAGACTGAAATAGAGTCTTGACCAGTGAATACCATGCCACAGGGAATGCAGGCTGTGTTGCAGTTTAGTTGGTCATCGGAATGCTAAACTAGTTTTTAAGTTCCTTCTCTTAGTATTCACAGAACTAAGTGAGAGATCATCTAACTGAAACATGGTGCTTGAAGCCAGTCATCGATGAGTTTACTGGGAGTACTGTACACAGTAATGCTAGATCACCATACAGGATCAGAGTTTAAGACTGACATGCAGATGCAAGATGATAGGGTCACATGGAATTCTTGAAACCAATCTTGAAGACTTGGTTTTGTGTCAGCGCTTCAGCTCTTGATTTTGTGTCAGTGCTGCTCTCTGAATGTGATTTGTCTAGACCTGCTGAGTAAAAAATACTAATTTATATTCAGACACCTTCATGCAAAGACAATGAGAATCTTGCTTTGCTACGTCTACGGTGGCTGAGATAAAGATGAATGGTTTAGAGTGTTGAGAGTGTTGGGCCTTTCTCATGGGAGCACCTGGCCACTCTTTAAATACACTGGCCATGTCAATTTTCTTAGGAGGTCATGGGGCATTTGTGTAACTAACAGACATCCCATGGGGACAGCAATGTCATAACAAACTTGAAAATTGAATTGttgaaaatgtatatttcaGTTGAGTTCAGAATTGAGATAGTTTTGGGTTCCTTCCTTTCACAGGCTTGGTGCAGGATTAACCTGTACTCCATTGCCATATGTGGTTATGTCGAGCTCTGCTCAACATGTCGGTTATGTCGAGCTCTGCTCGACATAATCTGTCTAGATGACTGCTTGTCCAGGCCAGAGATCAGACTGACGTATGGTGTTCTCTGGAGTAAGGGTCAGAATCAGGCTGGACATACACAGAGCCAGATGAAGAAAGGAGAGATTGTAAAGAGAGATAGTAATGTGGACATTTCCCAATGTGGAGTCTGTCTTAACAGGaagacctctggagaggtgagaAAAAGCAAGCTTGACCTCTGATCCTCATGTTTACGAGAAGTTCTGTCATCATGTCCACAATCCAACACAGAGGAGATAGCTT
This genomic stretch from Hypomesus transpacificus isolate Combined female chromosome 8, fHypTra1, whole genome shotgun sequence harbors:
- the myl12.1 gene encoding myosin, light chain 12, genome duplicate 1, which codes for MSSKRAKGKTTKKRPQRATSNVFAMFDQSQIQEFKEAFNMIDQNRDGFVDKEDLHDMLASLGKNPTEDYLEAMMTEAPGPINFTMFLTMFGEKLNGTDPEDVIRNAFACFDEEGTGFIQEDYLRELLTTMGDRFTDEEVDELFREAPIDKKSNFNYVEFTRILKHGAKDKDD
- the fastkd3 gene encoding FAST kinase domain-containing protein 3, mitochondrial, translating into MALKVIQRLQLLGQTGKDLCSDLGQISRFLSAPCRARERLCVACLWTSAGRCIQRHGCKKLQPNLGRMSLSTIIRDPSFFNTGSVGLHKDSALRFCLSQLHGLAPADEQAFQVRLDSCSSSRQVFRLLGAMEIMSDNMAAAVLHRVADLEKDTHCLKDPSVLEQDTLRALCYQLEQDSCHLTDAGLVSALLGCTRLYLDPWSTLVVRLVSESQERLDKGQMSVGQLCTLGQAMLALEGPSCGMLEQVMEQVKKQEPGQWSLAELTAVYGLLQGGVGKEGQYQGLLHAMHLHAMSIAYLMDPPAVSRVMGALVVLNQTQAMPLVISLCKQAVRHVPNFRDEELTVVLGALMHFGHSDHHFVEAMERYVPSMAFTSHPETVSKVMQYFGRRNILSLPVFDAVAESFVYRADDYTTSQVAHQIMPFGKLGYLPPNAGQLFRKVEAILHRRFSHFQPKTLLNLLHTCILVERYPVNFVSKVFNKYFLQQLHVKDEGMDRIVLAQLTQLYMSLKLECPFYEGPRLPPKYRVKSFLTPGRSLETQVDSQLYNYVKNGLVDLLGSRAYFASKVLTPYRYTIDVELKLDEEGYVLPASHTEDVYKRIAICIDGHKRFASNARQLLGKEAIKQRHLRLLGYEVVQIPYYEFEKLRNHTEIVQYLHKKIFPHSYRLSW